The following proteins come from a genomic window of Nicotiana tomentosiformis chromosome 12, ASM39032v3, whole genome shotgun sequence:
- the LOC104100934 gene encoding copper-transporting ATPase RAN1-like isoform X2: MELGLDVVLFRILLEKAGRALRNGSTNMDVLVVVGTTACYVYSVYALLYGAISGFWSPTYFETSAMLITFVLLGEYLETLATGKTSDAIKKLVELTPVPTRFCRSEMRYTTGKCGGVIGQREIDALLIQPGDVLKVPGAKVPVDGVVTWGSNHVNKSMVTGESVLVLKEVNSVVIGGTINLHGSCHDPKSN; this comes from the exons ATGGAGCTTGGTTTAGACGTCGTCCTGTTCAGAATTTTATTAGAGAAAG CAGGAAGAGCACTTCGAAATGGTTCCACAAACATGGATGTCTTAGTTGTAGTGGGGACTACAGCTTGCTATGTTTACTCTGTATATGCACTACTTTATGGTGCAATTTCTGGATTCTGGTCTCCAACTTACTTTGAAACAAGTGCCATGTTAATAACATTTGTACTTCTGGGAGAGTACTTGGAAACTCTTGCAACAGGAAAGACATCAGATGCTATCAAAAAGCTCGTAGAACTGACTCCAG TGCCTACCAGGTTTTGTCGGTCAGAGATGCGATATACTACTGGCAAAT GTGGAGGAGTCATAGGTCAAAGAGAAATAGATGCTTTGTTGATTCAACCTGGTGATGTACTAAAAGTGCCTGGTGCAAAAGTTCCTGTTGATGGCGTGGTTACATGGGGTTCAAATCATGTTAACAAGAGTATGGTAACTGGAGAATCTGTTCTTGTTCTGAAAGAGGTCAATTCAGTAGTCATTGGTGGTACAATCAATTTACATGgttcgtgtcacgacccaaaatccaactag
- the LOC104100934 gene encoding copper-transporting ATPase RAN1-like isoform X1, giving the protein MGDWLKWALVTVVQFVIGKRFYVAAGRALRNGSTNMDVLVVVGTTACYVYSVYALLYGAISGFWSPTYFETSAMLITFVLLGEYLETLATGKTSDAIKKLVELTPVPTRFCRSEMRYTTGKCGGVIGQREIDALLIQPGDVLKVPGAKVPVDGVVTWGSNHVNKSMVTGESVLVLKEVNSVVIGGTINLHGSCHDPKSN; this is encoded by the exons ATGGGTGATTGGCTAAAGTGGGCTTTAGTGACTGTTGTCCAATTTGTCATTGGTAAGCGTTTTTACGTTGCAGCAGGAAGAGCACTTCGAAATGGTTCCACAAACATGGATGTCTTAGTTGTAGTGGGGACTACAGCTTGCTATGTTTACTCTGTATATGCACTACTTTATGGTGCAATTTCTGGATTCTGGTCTCCAACTTACTTTGAAACAAGTGCCATGTTAATAACATTTGTACTTCTGGGAGAGTACTTGGAAACTCTTGCAACAGGAAAGACATCAGATGCTATCAAAAAGCTCGTAGAACTGACTCCAG TGCCTACCAGGTTTTGTCGGTCAGAGATGCGATATACTACTGGCAAAT GTGGAGGAGTCATAGGTCAAAGAGAAATAGATGCTTTGTTGATTCAACCTGGTGATGTACTAAAAGTGCCTGGTGCAAAAGTTCCTGTTGATGGCGTGGTTACATGGGGTTCAAATCATGTTAACAAGAGTATGGTAACTGGAGAATCTGTTCTTGTTCTGAAAGAGGTCAATTCAGTAGTCATTGGTGGTACAATCAATTTACATGgttcgtgtcacgacccaaaatccaactag
- the LOC104100934 gene encoding copper-transporting ATPase RAN1-like isoform X3 codes for MGDWLKWALVTVVQFVIGKRFYVAAGRALRNGSTNMDVLVVVGTTACYVYSVYALLYGAISGFWSPTYFETSAMLITFVLLGEYLETLATGKTSDAIKKLVELTPGGGVIGQREIDALLIQPGDVLKVPGAKVPVDGVVTWGSNHVNKSMVTGESVLVLKEVNSVVIGGTINLHGSCHDPKSN; via the exons ATGGGTGATTGGCTAAAGTGGGCTTTAGTGACTGTTGTCCAATTTGTCATTGGTAAGCGTTTTTACGTTGCAGCAGGAAGAGCACTTCGAAATGGTTCCACAAACATGGATGTCTTAGTTGTAGTGGGGACTACAGCTTGCTATGTTTACTCTGTATATGCACTACTTTATGGTGCAATTTCTGGATTCTGGTCTCCAACTTACTTTGAAACAAGTGCCATGTTAATAACATTTGTACTTCTGGGAGAGTACTTGGAAACTCTTGCAACAGGAAAGACATCAGATGCTATCAAAAAGCTCGTAGAACTGACTCCAG GTGGAGGAGTCATAGGTCAAAGAGAAATAGATGCTTTGTTGATTCAACCTGGTGATGTACTAAAAGTGCCTGGTGCAAAAGTTCCTGTTGATGGCGTGGTTACATGGGGTTCAAATCATGTTAACAAGAGTATGGTAACTGGAGAATCTGTTCTTGTTCTGAAAGAGGTCAATTCAGTAGTCATTGGTGGTACAATCAATTTACATGgttcgtgtcacgacccaaaatccaactag